The genomic DNA CGTCGAATACCTCCCGGTGCAATTCCTCGCGCTGCGGGCGGGGAGCTCGGTCGATACTGATCGCCAGTTCACCGCGAGCACGGGATTGGGGTTCTATCCGACCAAGTACTTCCAAGCTGAGCTCGCGTACGTCTACAACGCCTTCCCGGAAGTCCGAAAAGAGTTCGGCCGAGCCCATCTGATCAGCCTCTCCCTGGCGGTCGTCTTCTAGCGGCGTCCCGGGCCCTTGAAGGGAGCCATGACGAATCGCGCGATCCGGAAGGCGAGAGAGCAAATAGCGCACTCGATCCGAGAGACGCTCGACCGTGAGTCTCGTGGATTCGAGTTGCGCTATGCCTATGCTCGCGTTGCCTGCCTCGCCGCGATATTCGGCGTGAACGCAGCAGCGATTTGCTGGCCGTGGCTCCAGGGCCTCGATCGTCTCCCGCCAATAGTCGCGCTTATGAATGCCGGCATGCTGCTCGGGGCACTCGCCATCCTCCTTCTTCTTCGTCGGGGATGGTACCCGTTTGGTATCACAGTCCTCGTACCGACCGTTGACGCCGCCTTCATCTTTTGCGGGTACGGCATCGTGCTTGCTACTTCAGAGCCGCCACTATTTGGTGTCGGCATGGAGGAGGTCGCCGTGATCTGTGCGCTGGTCGCATTGTCCGGCGGACTCCGGCTCCGGCCCATATCCGCGGGGTTCAGCACCGCGTCTGCCCTTCTAGCATACATAGCGTTGACGATGGCGAGCAACGAGCCCCTCGCCTTCCGTTCTCAGACGCTAGTTGCGATCGCGATCGGTGGCCTGTTTGGGTATCTGCTGACGACGATCGTGCGCGCCTCGCTCGACGGCGCAGTAAGTCGAACGATCTTTCGGCGGTTCTTGCCGGAACACCTTGTCGAGCTCGCCAGACGCGACCCGTTCGCCGCGATCGGTGAATCCAGGGTCCTTGAGGCGACGGTTCTCTTCTCGGACCTGCGGAACTTCACCGGCCTCGTCGAGTCGATGCCTCCGAGCGAGGTGCTGGAATACTTGAACGAGGTTCAAGGACTCCTAGCCAGTATCATCAGCAAGTATGGCGGCACCGTTGATAAGTTCATGGGCGATGGCATGCTGGCGGTCTTCGGTGCGCCGCAAAACCTGGACGATCATCCCCAGCAGGGGATCGGGGCGGCAGCCGAAATCATATCGTCCATCGCGACTCTCAACCGAGAGCGTCGCGAACGGGGGGAGCCGGCGGCCGAGATTGGCCTGGGCGTGCATGCGGGAAGCGTGATCGCAGGCTGTGTGGGGAGTGGAGCGCGTCTGGAATTCACGGTCCTTGGAGACGCGGTCAATGCGACTTCCAGGCTTGAGGGGCTGACCCGGGAGCTGGGAGTCACCGCGTTAGTCAGTGAAGAGACGGTCAGGCGCGCGGGTGACGGGGCGGGGTGGTCACGGGACGATGTTCTTGGGCGATTGAAGTGGCGTGGAGAAGTGTCGATCCGGGGGCGTATCGCCCCCATGTCTGTCTACTCACTCGAGGGGATAGCGGCATAATCCCAGCTTCCTGGGATCCGTAGCAGTCACTCCGGCGGGCGGCGGTTGCGCAGCGCCGGCGTGGCCTCCTCGTAGGCATGCGCGATGCGCAGGACCTTGGCCTCGTCCCACCGGGGTCCCACGATCTGCATCGACAGCGGCAGCCCGCCCGGCGACCATCCCACCGGAAGGGCGATCGCGGGGAGGCCCGTCACGTTGACGGGCCCGCGCAGGGGAATCCCCACCTCGGCGAACACGACGTCCTTGCCGTTCACACGCGCGGTGCCGTCGATGAGCGGCGCTTCGCACGGCGCCACGGGCAGGATCAGCGCGTCCACCTCCGCCAGCAGTCGATCGAGCGCGCGACGGACGCGCTCGCGGTCGCGGCACGCACGCACGTAGTCGTCCAGCGTCGTGGCGGCGGCTTCGCGCAGCCGCTCCCGCACGTCCGCGCCGTAGCCCTCCGCCTGCGCGGCGAAGCGTTCGCGATGCAGGGCCAGGAACTCGGCGCGCGAGATGGCGATCCTCGCGGCCTGCAGGGCCTCGCGAAGCGAGAAGGCCACCGTCTCGATCCTCGCCCCCAGCCCCGCGAGCGTCTTCACCGCCTCGTCGAGAGCGGACTCCACGGATCGGTCCAGCTCGGCCCCGTGGAAGTCGGGGCAGAGCGCCAGCCGCATCCCGCTCACGCCG from Candidatus Methylomirabilota bacterium includes the following:
- a CDS encoding adenylate/guanylate cyclase domain-containing protein, with product MTNRAIRKAREQIAHSIRETLDRESRGFELRYAYARVACLAAIFGVNAAAICWPWLQGLDRLPPIVALMNAGMLLGALAILLLLRRGWYPFGITVLVPTVDAAFIFCGYGIVLATSEPPLFGVGMEEVAVICALVALSGGLRLRPISAGFSTASALLAYIALTMASNEPLAFRSQTLVAIAIGGLFGYLLTTIVRASLDGAVSRTIFRRFLPEHLVELARRDPFAAIGESRVLEATVLFSDLRNFTGLVESMPPSEVLEYLNEVQGLLASIISKYGGTVDKFMGDGMLAVFGAPQNLDDHPQQGIGAAAEIISSIATLNRERRERGEPAAEIGLGVHAGSVIAGCVGSGARLEFTVLGDAVNATSRLEGLTRELGVTALVSEETVRRAGDGAGWSRDDVLGRLKWRGEVSIRGRIAPMSVYSLEGIAA